A region of Arabidopsis thaliana chromosome 5, partial sequence DNA encodes the following proteins:
- a CDS encoding uncharacterized protein (unknown protein; Has 1807 Blast hits to 1807 proteins in 277 species: Archae - 0; Bacteria - 0; Metazoa - 736; Fungi - 347; Plants - 385; Viruses - 0; Other Eukaryotes - 339 (source: NCBI BLink).), with product MSWFNAGVGIGLGVCVGFWHWGWPAGSHLSINHQKLQKEDYLVSFKLPTLSLSL from the coding sequence ATGTCGTGGTTCAACGCTGGTGTGGGAATTGGTCTTGGTGTCTGTGTAGGTTTTTGGCATTGGGGTTGGCCTGCTGGTTCGCACCTATCAATCAACCACCAGAAACTTCAGAAGGAGGATTATCTAGTTTCATTCAAATTGcctactctctctctctccctctag
- a CDS encoding Ribosomal S17 family protein (Ribosomal S17 family protein; FUNCTIONS IN: structural constituent of ribosome; INVOLVED IN: translation; LOCATED IN: ribosome, intracellular; EXPRESSED IN: male gametophyte, pollen tube; EXPRESSED DURING: L mature pollen stage, M germinated pollen stage; CONTAINS InterPro DOMAIN/s: Ribosomal protein S17e (InterPro:IPR001210), Ribosomal protein S17e, conserved site (InterPro:IPR018273); BEST Arabidopsis thaliana protein match is: Ribosomal S17 family protein (TAIR:AT2G04390.1); Has 1004 Blast hits to 1004 proteins in 349 species: Archae - 194; Bacteria - 0; Metazoa - 361; Fungi - 144; Plants - 127; Viruses - 0; Other Eukaryotes - 178 (source: NCBI BLink).) has protein sequence MGRVRTKTVKKSSRQVIEKYYSRMTLDFHTNKKILEEVAIIPSKRLRNKIAGFSTHLMKRIQKGPVRGISLKLQEEERERRMDFVPDESAIKTDEIKVDKETLEMLASLGMSDTPGISAVEPQQAMAPIAAFGGGRAPRRY, from the coding sequence ATGGGGCGTGTTAGAACCAAGACTGTGAAGAAATCTTCTCGTCAAGTCATCGAGAAGTACTACTCTCGCATGACTCTTGACTTCCACACTAACAAGAAAATCCTTGAAGAGGTTGCCATCATCCCTTCAAAGAGACTCCGCAACAAGATTGCTGGATTCTCCACCCACTTGATGAAACGTATCCAGAAGGGACCAGTCCGTGGAATCTCACTCAAGCTTCAGGAAGAGGAGCGTGAACGCCGCATGGACTTTGTTCCCGATGAGTCTGCCATCAAGACTGATGAGATCAAGGTGGACAAAGAGACTCTTGAGATGCTTGCTTCTCTAGGAATGTCTGACACTCCCGGCATCTCTGCAGTCGAGCCACAACAAGCTATGGCACCAATCGCTGCTTTCGGTGGTGGCAGGGCACCCAGAAGATACTGA
- a CDS encoding pentatricopeptide (PPR) repeat-containing protein, with product MDNGGSVLSLSAPHFPYSATILRRHSPVASISFSLKQPPPQPPEPPESPPDLRRPEKSIGSSSSSSSPSPIPSPKTPLKINPLKGLTNRSSVSPLVQSEVSSKVSSFGSSLASKLRLSSKLSPPPPPPPPPPVEETTQFRDEFRSDTKPPEEETRNPQQEFRQEGKIFVGNLPTWIKKPEFEEFFRQFGPIENVILIKGHHEVEKNAGFGFIIYAAEKSAMKAVEFDGVEFHGRILTVKLDDGKRLKTKAEQRVRWVEEGEEDTKMSNKSSWHQEREGSRKSLQRILDTNGDNWQAVISAFEKISKPSRTEFGLMVKFYGRRGDMHRARETFERMRARGITPTSRIYTSLIHAYAVGRDMDEALSCVRKMKEEGIEMSLVTYSVIVGGFSKAGHAEAADYWFDEAKRIHKTLNASIYGKIIYAHCQTCNMERAEALVREMEEEGIDAPIAIYHTMMDGYTMVADEKKGLVVFKRLKECGFTPTVVTYGCLINLYTKVGKISKALEVSRVMKEEGVKHNLKTYSMMINGFVKLKDWANAFAVFEDMVKEGMKPDVILYNNIISAFCGMGNMDRAIQTVKEMQKLRHRPTTRTFMPIIHGYAKSGDMRRSLEVFDMMRRCGCVPTVHTFNGLINGLVEKRQMEKAVEILDEMTLAGVSANEHTYTKIMQGYASVGDTGKAFEYFTRLQNEGLDVDIFTYEALLKACCKSGRMQSALAVTKEMSARNIPRNSFVYNILIDGWARRGDVWEAADLIQQMKKEGVKPDIHTYTSFISACSKAGDMNVSFHSRSRFLSRVCNEK from the exons ATGGATAATGGAGGGAGCGTGTTGTCGCTCTCTGCTCCACACTTCCCTTACTCCGCCACCATTCTCCGACGTCACTCTCCGGTGGCTTCCATATCTTTCTCCCTTAAGCAACCACCACCGCAACCACCAGAACCTCCTGAGAGTCCTCCTGACCTCCGCCGCCCGGAGAAATCTAttggttcttcttcatcttcttcctctccttcccCTATCCCTTCTCCTAAAACCCCTCTTAAGATTAATCCACTCAAGGGTTTAACCAATCGCTCTTCTGTGTCTCCTCTTGTTCAATCAGAGGTTTCGAgtaaagtttcttcctttggCTCCTCTCTAGCATCCAAGCTACGTTTGTCCAGCaagctctctcctcctcctcctcctccacctccgcCTCCTGTTGAGGAAACCACCCAATTCCGAGATGAGTTTCGGAGTGACACGAAACCACCGGAAGAAGAAACTCGAAACCCGCAACAGGAATTCCGACAAGAAGGGAAGATATTCGTTGGTAATTTACCGACATGGATAAAGAAACCAGAGTTTGAAGAGTTCTTCCGACAGTTCGGACCGATAGAGAATGTGATTCTAATCAAAGGACATCACGAGGTCGAGAAAAACGCGGGATTTGGGTTCATTATTTACGCGGCAGAGAAGTCTGCAATGAAAGCTGTGGAGTTCGACGGCGTTGAGTTTCACGGCAGGATATTGACGGTGAAGCTAGACGACGGAAAGAGGCTGAAAACAAAGGCTGAACAGAGAGTGAGGTGGgtagaggaaggagaagaagacacgAAAATGTCTAATAAGTCGTCGTGGCATCAAGAGAGAGAAGGGTCTCGAAAGTCACTACAGAGGATTTTAGATACCAATGGAGATAACTGGCAAGCTGTTATTTCAGCTTTCGAGAAGATCAGCAAG CCTTCGAGGACAGAGTTTGGTTTGATGGTGAAGTTCTATGGAAGAAGAGGGGATATGCATCGTGCACGTGAGACTTTTGAGAGAATGCGCGCGAGGGGTATCACACCAACATCACGTATATACACAAG CCTTATTCACGCTTATGCAGTTGGTAGAGACATGGACGAAGCACTGTCTTGTGTTCGTAAAATGAAGGAAGAAGGAATTGAGATGAGTTTGGTGACTTATAGTGTAATCGTTGGAGGATTCTCTAAAGCGGGACATGCCGA AGCTGCAGATTACTGGTTTGACGAGGCCAAACGGATACACAAAACCCTTAATGCCAGTATATATGGAAAAATCATATATGCACACTG TCAGACGTGCAATATGGAGCGGGCAGAGGCATTGGTGAgggagatggaagaagaaggtattGATGCTCCTATTGCTATCTACCACACCATGATGGATGGTTATACAATGGTCGCTGATGAGAAGAAAGGCTTAGTTGTTTTCAAAAGACTTAAG GAATGTGGATTTACTCCAACAGTTGTTACTTATGGGTGCCTCATTAATCTTTATACTAAG GTTGGAAAGATTTCAAAAGCCTTGGAAGTTAGTAGAGTGATGAAGGAAGAGGGCGTAAAGCATAATTTAAAGACTTATTCGATGATGATTAACGGATTTGTAAAACTAAAAGATTGGGCCAATGCGTTTGCTGTATTTGAAGATATGGTAAAAGAAGGCATGAAACCAGATGTTATACTATACAACAACATCATCTCAGCATTCTGCGGGATGGGTAACATGGATCGAGCGATCCAGACTGTTAAGGAGATGCAAAAGCTGAGGCATAGACCAACCACACGGACATTTATGCCTATCATACATGGATATGCGAAATCCGGAGACATGAGGAGATCACTAGAAGTTTTTGATATGATGAGACGATGTGGGTGTGTTCCAACCGTTCATACTTTCAATGGTTTGATTAATGGTTTAGTTGAGAAACGTCAG atGGAAAAGGCGGTTGAGATATTAGACGAGATGACATTGGCGGGTGTAAGTGCAAACGAACATACTTACACAAAGATCATGCAAGGCTATGCATCAGTCGGTGATACCGGAAAAGCCTTTGAGTATTTTACAAGGCTTCAAAACGAAGGTTTGGATGTTGACATTTTCACTTACGAGGCGTTACTTAAAGCTTGCTGCAAATCAGGAAGAATGCAGAGCGCATTAGCTGTCACGAAAGAAATGAGTGCACGGAATATCCCGCGCAATTCCTTCGTCTATAACATATTAATCGACGG ATGGGCACGAAGAGGCGATGTATGGGAAGCCGCGGATTTGATACAGCAGATGAAAAAAGAAGGTGTTAAACCCGACATTCATACTTACACATCCTTCATTAGCGCTTGTTCTAAGGCCGGCGACATGAATGTAAGTTTCCATTCAAGAAGCAGATTCTTGTCACGGGTTTGTAACGAGAAATAA
- a CDS encoding pentatricopeptide (PPR) repeat-containing protein (pentatricopeptide (PPR) repeat-containing protein; FUNCTIONS IN: nucleotide binding, nucleic acid binding; LOCATED IN: chloroplast; EXPRESSED IN: 23 plant structures; EXPRESSED DURING: 13 growth stages; CONTAINS InterPro DOMAIN/s: RNA recognition motif, RNP-1 (InterPro:IPR000504), Pentatricopeptide repeat (InterPro:IPR002885), Nucleotide-binding, alpha-beta plait (InterPro:IPR012677); BEST Arabidopsis thaliana protein match is: Pentatricopeptide repeat (PPR-like) superfamily protein (TAIR:AT1G05670.2); Has 66261 Blast hits to 20285 proteins in 585 species: Archae - 7; Bacteria - 408; Metazoa - 3695; Fungi - 2485; Plants - 56206; Viruses - 140; Other Eukaryotes - 3320 (source: NCBI BLink).) produces the protein MDNGGSVLSLSAPHFPYSATILRRHSPVASISFSLKQPPPQPPEPPESPPDLRRPEKSIGSSSSSSSPSPIPSPKTPLKINPLKGLTNRSSVSPLVQSEVSSKVSSFGSSLASKLRLSSKLSPPPPPPPPPPVEETTQFRDEFRSDTKPPEEETRNPQQEFRQEGKIFVGNLPTWIKKPEFEEFFRQFGPIENVILIKGHHEVEKNAGFGFIIYAAEKSAMKAVEFDGVEFHGRILTVKLDDGKRLKTKAEQRVRWVEEGEEDTKMSNKSSWHQEREGSRKSLQRILDTNGDNWQAVISAFEKISKPSRTEFGLMVKFYGRRGDMHRARETFERMRARGITPTSRIYTSLIHAYAVGRDMDEALSCVRKMKEEGIEMSLVTYSVIVGGFSKAGHAEAADYWFDEAKRIHKTLNASIYGKIIYAHCQTCNMERAEALVREMEEEGIDAPIAIYHTMMDGYTMVADEKKGLVVFKRLKECGFTPTVVTYGCLINLYTKVGKISKALEVSRVMKEEGVKHNLKTYSMMINGFVKLKDWANAFAVFEDMVKEGMKPDVILYNNIISAFCGMGNMDRAIQTVKEMQKLRHRPTTRTFMPIIHGYAKSGDMRRSLEVFDMMRRCGCVPTVHTFNGLINGLVEKRQMEKAVEILDEMTLAGVSANEHTYTKIMQGYASVGDTGKAFEYFTRLQNEGLDVDIFTYEALLKACCKSGRMQSALAVTKEMSARNIPRNSFVYNILIDGWARRGDVWEAADLIQQMKKEGVKPDIHTYTSFISACSKAGDMNRATQTIEEMEALGVKPNIKTYTTLIKGWARASLPEKALSCYEEMKAMGIKPDKAVYHCLLTSLLSRASIAEAYIYSGVMTICKEMVEAGLIVDMGTAVHWSKCLCKIEASGGELTETLQKTFPPDWSSHHHHHGFLDQVSDVDSDEDDVDGEDGEDDEDVNSVSDLLSPYK, from the exons ATGGATAATGGAGGGAGCGTGTTGTCGCTCTCTGCTCCACACTTCCCTTACTCCGCCACCATTCTCCGACGTCACTCTCCGGTGGCTTCCATATCTTTCTCCCTTAAGCAACCACCACCGCAACCACCAGAACCTCCTGAGAGTCCTCCTGACCTCCGCCGCCCGGAGAAATCTAttggttcttcttcatcttcttcctctccttcccCTATCCCTTCTCCTAAAACCCCTCTTAAGATTAATCCACTCAAGGGTTTAACCAATCGCTCTTCTGTGTCTCCTCTTGTTCAATCAGAGGTTTCGAgtaaagtttcttcctttggCTCCTCTCTAGCATCCAAGCTACGTTTGTCCAGCaagctctctcctcctcctcctcctccacctccgcCTCCTGTTGAGGAAACCACCCAATTCCGAGATGAGTTTCGGAGTGACACGAAACCACCGGAAGAAGAAACTCGAAACCCGCAACAGGAATTCCGACAAGAAGGGAAGATATTCGTTGGTAATTTACCGACATGGATAAAGAAACCAGAGTTTGAAGAGTTCTTCCGACAGTTCGGACCGATAGAGAATGTGATTCTAATCAAAGGACATCACGAGGTCGAGAAAAACGCGGGATTTGGGTTCATTATTTACGCGGCAGAGAAGTCTGCAATGAAAGCTGTGGAGTTCGACGGCGTTGAGTTTCACGGCAGGATATTGACGGTGAAGCTAGACGACGGAAAGAGGCTGAAAACAAAGGCTGAACAGAGAGTGAGGTGGgtagaggaaggagaagaagacacgAAAATGTCTAATAAGTCGTCGTGGCATCAAGAGAGAGAAGGGTCTCGAAAGTCACTACAGAGGATTTTAGATACCAATGGAGATAACTGGCAAGCTGTTATTTCAGCTTTCGAGAAGATCAGCAAG CCTTCGAGGACAGAGTTTGGTTTGATGGTGAAGTTCTATGGAAGAAGAGGGGATATGCATCGTGCACGTGAGACTTTTGAGAGAATGCGCGCGAGGGGTATCACACCAACATCACGTATATACACAAG CCTTATTCACGCTTATGCAGTTGGTAGAGACATGGACGAAGCACTGTCTTGTGTTCGTAAAATGAAGGAAGAAGGAATTGAGATGAGTTTGGTGACTTATAGTGTAATCGTTGGAGGATTCTCTAAAGCGGGACATGCCGA AGCTGCAGATTACTGGTTTGACGAGGCCAAACGGATACACAAAACCCTTAATGCCAGTATATATGGAAAAATCATATATGCACACTG TCAGACGTGCAATATGGAGCGGGCAGAGGCATTGGTGAgggagatggaagaagaaggtattGATGCTCCTATTGCTATCTACCACACCATGATGGATGGTTATACAATGGTCGCTGATGAGAAGAAAGGCTTAGTTGTTTTCAAAAGACTTAAG GAATGTGGATTTACTCCAACAGTTGTTACTTATGGGTGCCTCATTAATCTTTATACTAAG GTTGGAAAGATTTCAAAAGCCTTGGAAGTTAGTAGAGTGATGAAGGAAGAGGGCGTAAAGCATAATTTAAAGACTTATTCGATGATGATTAACGGATTTGTAAAACTAAAAGATTGGGCCAATGCGTTTGCTGTATTTGAAGATATGGTAAAAGAAGGCATGAAACCAGATGTTATACTATACAACAACATCATCTCAGCATTCTGCGGGATGGGTAACATGGATCGAGCGATCCAGACTGTTAAGGAGATGCAAAAGCTGAGGCATAGACCAACCACACGGACATTTATGCCTATCATACATGGATATGCGAAATCCGGAGACATGAGGAGATCACTAGAAGTTTTTGATATGATGAGACGATGTGGGTGTGTTCCAACCGTTCATACTTTCAATGGTTTGATTAATGGTTTAGTTGAGAAACGTCAG atGGAAAAGGCGGTTGAGATATTAGACGAGATGACATTGGCGGGTGTAAGTGCAAACGAACATACTTACACAAAGATCATGCAAGGCTATGCATCAGTCGGTGATACCGGAAAAGCCTTTGAGTATTTTACAAGGCTTCAAAACGAAGGTTTGGATGTTGACATTTTCACTTACGAGGCGTTACTTAAAGCTTGCTGCAAATCAGGAAGAATGCAGAGCGCATTAGCTGTCACGAAAGAAATGAGTGCACGGAATATCCCGCGCAATTCCTTCGTCTATAACATATTAATCGACGG ATGGGCACGAAGAGGCGATGTATGGGAAGCCGCGGATTTGATACAGCAGATGAAAAAAGAAGGTGTTAAACCCGACATTCATACTTACACATCCTTCATTAGCGCTTGTTCTAAGGCCGGCGACATGAAT AGAGCTACACAAACAATCGAAGAAATGGAAGCACTAGGTGTGAAACCTAACATCAAGACATACACGACCTTAATAAAAGGATGGGCGAGAGCATCTCTTCCAGAGAAAGCCTTAAGTTGCTACGAGGAAATGAAGGCGATGGGGATAAAACCCGACAAAGCTGTGTATCATTGCCTTCTGACTTCGCTTCTGTCGCGTGCTTCAATCGCAGAAGCTTACATTTACTCAGGAGTGATGACTATCTGCAAGGAAATGGTGGAGGCAGGCTTGATTGTTGATATGGGAACTGCGGTTCACTGGTCTAAATGTCTGTGTAAGATTGAAGCTTCAGGTGGTGAGCTCACTGAGACGTTGCAGAAGACTTTCCCACCTGATTGGAGCTcgcatcatcatcaccatggCTTCTTAGATCAAGTTTCTGATGTTGACTCCGAtgaagatgatgttgatggtgaagatggtgAGGACGATGAAGATGTTAACTCTGTTTCGGATTTATTATCACCTTACAAGTAA
- the OFP13 gene encoding ovate family protein 13 (ovate family protein 13 (OFP13); INVOLVED IN: biological_process unknown; LOCATED IN: endomembrane system; EXPRESSED IN: 23 plant structures; EXPRESSED DURING: 14 growth stages; CONTAINS InterPro DOMAIN/s: Protein of unknown function DUF623 (InterPro:IPR006458); BEST Arabidopsis thaliana protein match is: ovate family protein 15 (TAIR:AT2G36050.1); Has 1807 Blast hits to 1807 proteins in 277 species: Archae - 0; Bacteria - 0; Metazoa - 736; Fungi - 347; Plants - 385; Viruses - 0; Other Eukaryotes - 339 (source: NCBI BLink).) → MGKKKMKLSSLFKGGAGGLLAVPLCYNAKTLSFRVGDDMIKTVNSVFFDHHHNNNNGGDLLEAETPESWFTNSSETASHSTESDQDLDAESLEMVVRGVVRSERLFFDPGVTSSILEEIEEKSKSDLKSKETVAVGEDRSTPIEEISVAVAMESEDPYGDFRRSMEEMVTSHGELAKDWESLESMLAWYLRMNGRKSHGVIVSAFVDLLSGLSDSGAGITSASVSDSARYSTAVSSLPSSPVYSLSQGQTEIQEEERRSC, encoded by the coding sequence atggggaagaagaagatgaaactcTCTTCTCTGTTCAAAGGCGGAGCCGGAGGATTACTAGCGGTTCCTCTCTGTTACAATGCCAAAACTCTTTCGTTCCGAGTCGGCGACGACATGATCAAGACGGTGAACTCTGTTTTCTTCGaccaccaccacaacaacaacaatggaggaGATTTGTTGGAAGCGGAGACGCCTGAGTCATGGTTTACTAACTCGTCCGAGACAGCGAGTCACTCAACCGAGTCGGATCAAGACCTTGACGCTGAGTCCTTAGAGATGGTGGTTCGTGGCGTTGTTAGATCGGAGCGGTTATTCTTCGATCCAGGAGTTACGAGTTCGATTCTggaagagattgaagagaaaTCGAAATCGGATTTGAAATCGAAGGAAACGGTTGCGGTGGGAGAAGATCGGAGTACGCCGATTGAGGAGATTAGTGTCGCGGTGGCGATGGAATCCGAGGATCCGTACGGTGATTTCCGGCGATCGATGGAGGAGATGGTGACGAGTCACGGTGAGTTGGCTAAAGATTGGGAGAGCTTGGAATCGATGCTCGCTTGGTATTTGAGGATGAATGGGAGGAAGAGTCACGGCGTTATCGTCAGTGCTTTTGTTGATCTTCTCTCTGGACTCTCTGATTCCGGCGCCGGAATAACGTCGGCTTCGGTATCGGATTCGGCTCGTTATTCAACCGCCGTTTCGTCTTTGCCGTCGTCGCCGGTTTATTCGTTATCTCAAGGTCAGACGGAGAttcaagaggaagagagacggagctgttaa
- a CDS encoding Nuclear transport factor 2 (NTF2) family protein (Nuclear transport factor 2 (NTF2) family protein; Has 30201 Blast hits to 17322 proteins in 780 species: Archae - 12; Bacteria - 1396; Metazoa - 17338; Fungi - 3422; Plants - 5037; Viruses - 0; Other Eukaryotes - 2996 (source: NCBI BLink).), with translation MDPARECEGKGACELKSNKRFADKIMPHLLNLYGSSAKANDFDMYAPNASFEDPLTHAQGVKQIKSAFYSLPKVFGESKIVEYHIQESETSPGKKEILIDNKQHYKIMGRNIDMISLIKLYVEDGKIVRHEDWWDKKPLRNRDTVSFPLVGRVMEMGRRGLMLATHAMMGFGKDPDSQ, from the exons ATGGATCCAGCGCGGGAATGCGAAGGCAAAGGAGCTTGCGAATTGAAATCGAACAAGCGATTTGCTGATAAAATCATGCCTCATCTTCTCAACTT GTACGGGTCTAGTGCAAAAGCCAACGATTTTGACATGTATGCACCAAATGCTTCATTTGAAGACCCTTTGACGCATGCTCAGGG AGTGAAGCAGATCAAATCAGCATTTTATTCACTCCCTAAG GTGTTTGGTGAGTCGAAAATAGTTGAATATCATATTCAAGAAAGTGAAACCTCGCCGGGGAAGAAAGAG ATACTAATTGACAACAAACAACACTACAAGATCATGGGAAGGAACATAGATATGATCTCTCTCATTAAGCTCTATGTCGAGGACGGGAAGATCGTTCGACATGAAGACTG GTGGGACAAGAAACCTCTGAGGAACAGAGACACGGTTAGCTTTCCATTAGTCGGACGGGTAATGGAGATGGGTCGAAGAGGCTTGATGCTAGCGACTCATGCCATGATGGGTTTTGGTAAAGATCCTGACTCCCAATGA
- a CDS encoding bZIP protein (bZIP protein; FUNCTIONS IN: DNA binding, sequence-specific DNA binding transcription factor activity; INVOLVED IN: regulation of transcription, DNA-dependent; EXPRESSED IN: 12 plant structures; EXPRESSED DURING: 6 growth stages; CONTAINS InterPro DOMAIN/s: Basic-leucine zipper (bZIP) transcription factor (InterPro:IPR004827); BEST Arabidopsis thaliana protein match is: Basic-leucine zipper (bZIP) transcription factor family protein (TAIR:AT3G58120.1); Has 30201 Blast hits to 17322 proteins in 780 species: Archae - 12; Bacteria - 1396; Metazoa - 17338; Fungi - 3422; Plants - 5037; Viruses - 0; Other Eukaryotes - 2996 (source: NCBI BLink).), translating into MSRPAPLPPRCPIPKKLSLSPVADTFYSSSSPIESYIGQYKSSTQDSRLEDQPAWLDELLCDKTDGLLTRGGPLRRSASDSVVLLGDISATFSGFDQSEDEESLSSEACGDLESACVYGPNSPRAKNNSSFSNNPIASAFSDYGSQTPPQNLDDTVKGINRSPVAENACGSMGIPNAKRNPGQRSRVRKLQYIAELERTVGMLQTVEADLSVRVASLLQTRATLSLENSQLKQQMAILKQDKLIREGEYQLLKKEAQRLKSGLGYLGSTNNSNRLVRSYSAGSNVAPRTASSHLDWNLLDLTKLNLN; encoded by the exons ATGTCAAGGCCTGCTCCGCTTCCACCTCGTTGCCCGATTCCAAAGAAACTTTCTTTGAGTCCAGTTGCAGATACATTctactcttcttcctcacccATTGAATCATACATTGGTCAATACAAGTCTTCTACTCAAGATTCCAGGCTCGAAGATCAACCTGCTTGGCTTGATGAGTTGCTCTGTGACAAAACTGATGGGTTGCTCACTAGAGGAGGTCCTCTGCGCCGCTCAGCTAGCGACTCAGTTGTGCTTTTGGGAGACATTTCTGCTActttttctggttttgatCAAAGTGAGGATGAAGAAAGTTTGAGTTCTGAAGCTTGTGGGGACTTGGAGTCTGCTTGTGTATATGGTCCCAACTCGCCAAGAGCAAAGAACAACTCTAGCTTCTCTAACAACCCTATTGCTTCTGCCTTTTCGGATTATGGTTCTCAGACACCGCCTCAGAACTTGGATGATACGGTGAAAGGGATCAACCGTTCACCTGTTGCTGAAAATGCGTGTGGTTCAATGGGCATACCAAATGCAAAAAG GAACCCGGGACAGCGTTCAAGGGTTCGTAAGCTCCAGTACATTGCTGAACTTGAGAGAACAGTAGGCATGTTGCAG ACGGTGGAAGCAGATTTATCAGTGAGAGTGGCTTCACTTCTTCAGACACGAGCAACACTGTCCCTGGAGAATAGCCAGTTGAAGCAGCAGATGGCGATACTAAAGCAGGACAAGCTCATAAGGGAag GTGAGTATCAGTTACTGAAGAAGGAAGCTCAGAGATTGAAATCTGGATTGGGATACTTAGGGAGCACTAACAACAGTAACAGGCTGGTGAGGTCATATTCTGCTGGTTCAAATGTAGCTCCAAGGACAGCTTCGTCCCACTTGGACTGGAATTTGCTAGATCTGACCAAACTCAATCTCAACTAA